Within Candidatus Rubrimentiphilum sp., the genomic segment CGCACCTCACGCGCAAGACGTCCAACGATGCGGGCGCGCCCGCCGTGAGGAGCACAGTGCCGCTTTCCGCCGCCTCGCTCGCGCGTCGTAACAACTCCGTCGTTTTTCCGGTTCCGGAAGCGCCGGTAATGAAGTTGCTCATCGTCCGAACCGCAGGTCGGCCGGGTACGGTTTGTGCGCGCAGGCGATCGCATACGCGCAGTACGTGCAGGCCGACGGATCCGCGGTCACTCCGAAAGTCGTTGCCTCGCCCGACGTCAGCTCGGCGCAAAGCTCGATCATTCGTTGCCGCGCGCGTTCGAGTTCGGCCAGCGGAATGACGCCGGTGGCGCTATGCGATTTTCCAACCTCCGCAGGAACGGGAACCACTTCGAGTACGATCGGCTGAACGTCGAGCAGCGCATCTTTCAGCGGAAGCAACGCCAGCTTCCAAACGCGGTCGCCGAGCGCGGTCCGCGCCCAGTAATAAAACGGCAATTGGAAATCTTTGAACTGGCGTATCTTTTCGCGGTACTCCGCCGCCGTGGTCGCAATGGTGCCCGTCTTGTAGTCGATCACGGCCACCGCGCCGGTCTTGTCGTCTTGGTCGAGACGGTCGATATAGCCGATGAATTCGTAGCCTTCCATCTCGAGCTCGGCCGACAGCTCGCAGCCGACGACGGTGAACGAGGCCCGCTTGGCTTCGGCCAGCAGCCACTCGACGTACTTTCGCGCCGTACGCTGGGCACGGCGCCGCTGCAGTTCGAATTCGACGGGCGTCCCGAAGTCGTTGCGGTGCCGGTCAAAAGCCGAGTTTACCAGGCCCTCGAGCTTAAGCGAGAGTTGAGCCGCGGTCGCATCGCCGGGACGCGGAAATTCGCTGTGGAGATTTTCCA encodes:
- a CDS encoding PD-(D/E)XK nuclease family protein, which translates into the protein MQSAEQRAFLAAAVAWSRKPDERHAARMLHSPFSGAPQELGAAYAALAAREGRLLDLLAQERLLAPFGSALRELSKFNDEDTARADIVRRFQLDMPVRDTGAPPAGERFELCAPTSPERREGMRAPRNRFSASQLNAYVECNRKWFYRYLCGAVEDKGSSASFYGTAFHAALENLHSEFPRPGDATAAQLSLKLEGLVNSAFDRHRNDFGTPVEFELQRRRAQRTARKYVEWLLAEAKRASFTVVGCELSAELEMEGYEFIGYIDRLDQDDKTGAVAVIDYKTGTIATTAAEYREKIRQFKDFQLPFYYWARTALGDRVWKLALLPLKDALLDVQPIVLEVVPVPAEVGKSHSATGVIPLAELERARQRMIELCAELTSGEATTFGVTADPSACTYCAYAIACAHKPYPADLRFGR